The following are encoded in a window of Chiloscyllium plagiosum isolate BGI_BamShark_2017 chromosome 11, ASM401019v2, whole genome shotgun sequence genomic DNA:
- the LOC122554309 gene encoding nuclear autoantigenic sperm protein isoform X1: MADQEPSASTSSVAGSAEGADVSAEATKLLGTGKRHMVMEDFVAAVNTFQDACRLLSERHGEMADECGEAYFCYGKALLELARMERGVLGNALQGVPEDDDEETTADEDSKVENAENVDEKEREELREQVYAALAEEKDKPADDEAPAANVSADQDVAHKETESHTETPDEEKASTAGVLCTTKNEALLEIESSIVQDDVLNEQVAKTAGCSPGNCDHAQEGKVKDQESIPEDVKDHLQVKNRSSEEVAANDSPMMDNAGVKVPAGETVKVVEVKLEHNIALPPQDSLVDRDVKANAEEASAQEQLSVDESEENETKSVESKLSNQKTEDGTAGSEEPMEEGADASGAADASGDENEETGEEKDAESEEVDNLQLAWEMLELAKVIFKRQERKEIQLCAAQAYLKLGEVGIESENYTQAVEDFHECLTIQEKHLEGHNRLLAETHYQLGLAYSLNNQYDFSLKHFKESFNVIEKRLAMLTERIEKAEEKGKSPAKDTDAVSEDKREIEELKELLPEIKAKIEDAEESKDDGSANKALQETLSRPSAFAGLEKHSLASSAPTLAVQTGKVTDEASTSSSNCVSNITHLVRKKSSLQRKPEDGERDNKDPKKAKQEESAVNGGCGDTAHDRNGVPEKMESEESVSSKKSEPEAQC, encoded by the exons TgctgatgtcagtgctgaagcCACAAAGTTACTTGGAACTGGCAAACGACACATGGTGATGGAAGATTTTGTAGCAGCAGTCAATACCTTTCAAGATGCGTGCAGGCTATT GAGTGAAAGgcatggagaaatggcagatgaatgcgGAGAAGCCTATTTCTGCTACGGAAAAGCCCTTCTGGAGTTAGCAAG AATGGAGCGTGGTGTTCTTGGCAATGCTCTTCAAGGAGTTCCTGAAGATGATGATGAAGAAACAACAGCAGATGAGGACTCCAAAGTAGAAAATGCAGAGAACGTAGATG aaaaagagagggaggaattgagggagcaggtGTATGCAGCACTAGCTGAAGAAAAGGATAAGCCTGCAGACGATGAAGCACCAGCTGCAAATGTTTCTGCTGATCAGGATGTAGCTCACAAAGAAACAGAGAGCCATACTGAGACTCCTGATGAAGAGAAAGCAAGCACTGCAGGAGTGCTCTGTACTACCAAGAATGAAGCACTGCTTGAAATAGAATCGTCCATTGTCCAGGATGATGTCCTAAATGAACAAGTGGCTAAAACAGCAGGTTGTTCTCCAGGGAATTGTGATCATGCCCAGGAAGGGAAAGTAAAGGACCAAGAGAGCATTCCAGAAGATGTAAAGGACCATCTCCAAGTTAAGAACCGTTCTAGTGAGGAAGTGGCTGCAAACGATTCCCCTATGATGGATAATGCTGGGGTGAAGGTGCCTGCTGGTGAGACTGTGAAAGTAGTTGAAGTAAAACTGGAACACAACATAGCCCTTCCTCCACAGGATTCTTTAGTGGATAGAGATGTGAAAGCAAATGCTGAAGAGGCATCGGCTCAAGAACAGCTGAGCGTTGATGAGAGTGAAGAAAATGAGACAAAATCAGTTGAAAGTAAACTCTCAAatcagaagacagaggatgggacAGCTGGTTCTGAAGAACCAATGGAAGAGGGTGCAG ATGCTTCCGGTGCTGCTGATGCAAGTGGTGATGAAAATGAAGAGACTGGGGAAGAAAAG GATGCTGAAAGTGAGGAGGTTGATAATTTGCAGCTGGCCTGGGAAATGCTTGAATTGGCAAAAGTGATCTTCAAAAG acaagaaagaaaagaaatacaaCTCTGTGCAGCTCAGGCTTACCTGAAGCTTGGAGAAGTTGGAATAGAATCTG AGAACTACACACAGGCTGTTGAAGATTTCCACGAATGTCTGACCATTCAGGAAAAACACCTCGAGGGACATAACAGACTACTAGCAGAGACCCATTATCAACTGGGGTTGGCTTACAGCTTGAATAATCAATATGATTtctctttgaaacatttcaaggAGTCTTTTAATGTCATAGAGAAAAGGTTAG CCATGTTAACAGAGAGAATTgagaaagcagaagagaaaggCAAATCTCCAGCAAAAGACACCGATGCTGTTTCTGAAGATAAGCGGGAGATTGAGGAACTTAAAGAGCTATTgccagaaataaaagcaaaaattgaaGATGCAGAAGAATCCAAGGATGATGGGAGTGCAAATAAAGCCCTCCAGGAAACATTG TCTAGACCATCTGCCTTTGCAGGACTTGAAAAACACAGTCTTGCAAGCAGTGCACCAACATTAGCT GTGCAGACTGGAAAAGTAACGGATGAAGCTTCTACTTCCAGCTCAAACTGTGTATCTAACATCACTCATTTAGTAAGGAAAAAA TCTTCATTACAGAGGAAACCTGAAGATGGCGAGCGGGATAACAAAGATCCTAAAAAAGCCAAGCAGGAGGAGTCTGCTGTGAATGGTGGATGTGGAGATACCGCTCATGATAGGAATGGAGTTCCTGAGAAAATGGAA tctgaagaatctgtttcctcAAAGAAGTCTGAACCTGAAGCTCAGTGCTAG
- the LOC122554309 gene encoding nuclear autoantigenic sperm protein isoform X2, translated as MADQEPSASTSSVAGSAEGADVSAEATKLLGTGKRHMVMEDFVAAVNTFQDACRLLSERHGEMADECGEAYFCYGKALLELARMERGVLGNALQGVPEDDDEETTADEDSKVENAENVDEKEREELREQVYAALAEEKDKPADDEAPAANVSADQDVAHKETESHTETPDEEKASTAGVLCTTKNEALLEIESSIVQDDVLNEQVAKTAGCSPGNCDHAQEGKVKDQESIPEDVKDHLQVKNRSSEEVAANDSPMMDNAGVKVPAGETVKVVEVKLEHNIALPPQDSLVDRDVKANAEEASAQEQLSVDESEENETKSVESKLSNQKTEDGTAGSEEPMEEGADASGAADASGDENEETGEEKDAESEEVDNLQLAWEMLELAKVIFKRQERKEIQLCAAQAYLKLGEVGIESENYTQAVEDFHECLTIQEKHLEGHNRLLAETHYQLGLAYSLNNQYDFSLKHFKESFNVIEKRLAMLTERIEKAEEKGKSPAKDTDAVSEDKREIEELKELLPEIKAKIEDAEESKDDGSANKALQETLSRPSAFAGLEKHSLASSAPTLAVQTGKVTDEASTSSSNCVSNITHLVRKKRKPEDGERDNKDPKKAKQEESAVNGGCGDTAHDRNGVPEKMESEESVSSKKSEPEAQC; from the exons TgctgatgtcagtgctgaagcCACAAAGTTACTTGGAACTGGCAAACGACACATGGTGATGGAAGATTTTGTAGCAGCAGTCAATACCTTTCAAGATGCGTGCAGGCTATT GAGTGAAAGgcatggagaaatggcagatgaatgcgGAGAAGCCTATTTCTGCTACGGAAAAGCCCTTCTGGAGTTAGCAAG AATGGAGCGTGGTGTTCTTGGCAATGCTCTTCAAGGAGTTCCTGAAGATGATGATGAAGAAACAACAGCAGATGAGGACTCCAAAGTAGAAAATGCAGAGAACGTAGATG aaaaagagagggaggaattgagggagcaggtGTATGCAGCACTAGCTGAAGAAAAGGATAAGCCTGCAGACGATGAAGCACCAGCTGCAAATGTTTCTGCTGATCAGGATGTAGCTCACAAAGAAACAGAGAGCCATACTGAGACTCCTGATGAAGAGAAAGCAAGCACTGCAGGAGTGCTCTGTACTACCAAGAATGAAGCACTGCTTGAAATAGAATCGTCCATTGTCCAGGATGATGTCCTAAATGAACAAGTGGCTAAAACAGCAGGTTGTTCTCCAGGGAATTGTGATCATGCCCAGGAAGGGAAAGTAAAGGACCAAGAGAGCATTCCAGAAGATGTAAAGGACCATCTCCAAGTTAAGAACCGTTCTAGTGAGGAAGTGGCTGCAAACGATTCCCCTATGATGGATAATGCTGGGGTGAAGGTGCCTGCTGGTGAGACTGTGAAAGTAGTTGAAGTAAAACTGGAACACAACATAGCCCTTCCTCCACAGGATTCTTTAGTGGATAGAGATGTGAAAGCAAATGCTGAAGAGGCATCGGCTCAAGAACAGCTGAGCGTTGATGAGAGTGAAGAAAATGAGACAAAATCAGTTGAAAGTAAACTCTCAAatcagaagacagaggatgggacAGCTGGTTCTGAAGAACCAATGGAAGAGGGTGCAG ATGCTTCCGGTGCTGCTGATGCAAGTGGTGATGAAAATGAAGAGACTGGGGAAGAAAAG GATGCTGAAAGTGAGGAGGTTGATAATTTGCAGCTGGCCTGGGAAATGCTTGAATTGGCAAAAGTGATCTTCAAAAG acaagaaagaaaagaaatacaaCTCTGTGCAGCTCAGGCTTACCTGAAGCTTGGAGAAGTTGGAATAGAATCTG AGAACTACACACAGGCTGTTGAAGATTTCCACGAATGTCTGACCATTCAGGAAAAACACCTCGAGGGACATAACAGACTACTAGCAGAGACCCATTATCAACTGGGGTTGGCTTACAGCTTGAATAATCAATATGATTtctctttgaaacatttcaaggAGTCTTTTAATGTCATAGAGAAAAGGTTAG CCATGTTAACAGAGAGAATTgagaaagcagaagagaaaggCAAATCTCCAGCAAAAGACACCGATGCTGTTTCTGAAGATAAGCGGGAGATTGAGGAACTTAAAGAGCTATTgccagaaataaaagcaaaaattgaaGATGCAGAAGAATCCAAGGATGATGGGAGTGCAAATAAAGCCCTCCAGGAAACATTG TCTAGACCATCTGCCTTTGCAGGACTTGAAAAACACAGTCTTGCAAGCAGTGCACCAACATTAGCT GTGCAGACTGGAAAAGTAACGGATGAAGCTTCTACTTCCAGCTCAAACTGTGTATCTAACATCACTCATTTAGTAAGGAAAAAA AGGAAACCTGAAGATGGCGAGCGGGATAACAAAGATCCTAAAAAAGCCAAGCAGGAGGAGTCTGCTGTGAATGGTGGATGTGGAGATACCGCTCATGATAGGAATGGAGTTCCTGAGAAAATGGAA tctgaagaatctgtttcctcAAAGAAGTCTGAACCTGAAGCTCAGTGCTAG